Proteins found in one Oceanispirochaeta sp. M1 genomic segment:
- the tenpIN gene encoding type III toxin-antitoxin system TenpIN family toxin encodes MDYISLTKKFFDDHPCDKYPEFLQKTDRPYIMIRVKIGGSEFAIPFRTHIKDRKDTHALKTKEGDLPGEFRGIDYSKSVLITDSEYYSFDINGKRIKVDSDEHVVILKSKSLIEKEMKSYVQKYKKNYSKRHVQRNRFFYEVSTLQYYIGELELE; translated from the coding sequence ATGGACTATATATCCCTCACTAAAAAATTTTTTGATGATCATCCTTGTGATAAATATCCGGAGTTTCTTCAAAAAACAGACCGTCCATATATCATGATTAGAGTAAAAATCGGTGGATCAGAATTTGCAATTCCTTTCCGAACCCATATCAAAGATAGAAAGGACACACATGCTCTTAAAACAAAAGAAGGAGATCTCCCAGGAGAATTTCGTGGAATAGACTATTCAAAGTCTGTTCTTATCACCGATTCTGAATATTATTCATTTGATATCAATGGGAAGCGTATTAAGGTTGATAGTGATGAGCATGTCGTGATTCTAAAGAGTAAATCTTTAATTGAAAAAGAGATGAAGTCTTATGTACAGAAATATAAAAAAAATTACTCCAAGAGGCATGTACAGAGGAACCGATTCTTTTATGAAGTATCTACTTTACAGTACTATATCGGAGAATTGGAACTTGAGTAG
- a CDS encoding RecQ family ATP-dependent DNA helicase, giving the protein MKKYTANYTNTNHNFVLMFTGGERTQSKTLPAIYILKNILQRGTPTLMSSFLQKDIGSLHKSDTFSDGYPLISNDVPQWQRIIRGDQKNNYYPANEFFYEIIPEYLSDYKFIQQLILPEVSINEITQVNNYEFNNQQVDFYLPQAFLIIEIDGSQHKNEKLKDLERDTYTSKYGIETVRITTEDLQNKTAQFVQSMDQIKTRIETVMIKQDERKGEDKDAQQFTIRSYKEAFEKGYNVNNKYYLATAVIRFQILILELLEYDKLNLNQKMWNLEIREHDIENFEELAINDLFLWFKHILRLHKIPFDEPEVRIIRINENKHFSQSKDHTRIDFSLLKRYTDEFQSHENTAFVRTDYFDDYLYFKMTNSDKRLDFHSFKKYDYFTLSNTKPLKYKFNFTEEDSDEESLIYLLWNIFMQTSSINDISDFKFRAGQLAIIENTCSLTDTIGLLPTGGGKSVCYQLSVILQPAVSIIISPIKSLMYDQVYDLNECYFDRVNQITSDVDADERENIQESFSKGKYFFILVSPERFQQKGFRDYISLINTTSHWAYTVVDEAHCISEWGHDFRLSYLNLANTIRNRCNNAIFLGLTATASLNVLKDIRIEFEIEENNIITPHSYTRDELDFKIIDDKSNKWNSLTKLLESYQSEKKMIKNGLIFTRTVNGPTGCFSISDKLKNYLKIEVPYFSGSVPKVKKKKVMNNDEFNKYKRAVQLKYKKNQVPLIVATKAFGMGVNKKNIHFTVHYGLPSSLEALYQEGGRAGRDKEQFIHEKAHCTVLLSKPSQEPQKIWRKNMNLEKLKDMRDENENALGDLSTSLYLLTSNLEKIDSESKSIMELIDILKKQNPGAVTINGKSFKSISSQRESIERLIFRVCQLGIIDDWTITSYSGAGIFEVNYLLYDISTIKRNLLNLILKYENENFYETLLFNQPISKSELSDDYVIYHNIMNQQGIDEIEKVVRFLLQWIYNHFVYNRIQSLKTVYESCSEFTQNKIDADGFKKQMENYFKFTHNSTTLQAIANNPNEYALWFDVFYKIEDNKKISELINEEQIDELKSSISRFLESYSSNTGLNFISGLIRLMQNDFDDRDGKQRLDSSFRKIYSYSSETRICLLKNLISINSLFNNQNRDIYIGVLMENFFDIKSLKLMAEVLDDPKITIEVLKLENNRLKKIEESFYERFIKT; this is encoded by the coding sequence GAATATCTTTCAGACTATAAATTTATTCAGCAACTAATACTTCCTGAAGTATCAATCAATGAGATAACACAAGTCAATAACTATGAATTTAATAATCAGCAAGTAGACTTTTACTTACCTCAAGCTTTTTTAATAATTGAGATCGATGGTTCCCAACATAAAAATGAGAAACTTAAAGATTTAGAACGGGATACTTACACGTCTAAGTATGGTATTGAAACAGTACGAATAACCACCGAAGATCTCCAGAATAAAACAGCCCAATTCGTTCAGAGTATGGATCAAATAAAAACAAGAATTGAAACGGTCATGATTAAGCAGGATGAAAGAAAAGGTGAGGACAAAGATGCACAGCAATTCACAATAAGATCGTATAAAGAAGCTTTTGAGAAAGGATATAATGTAAATAACAAATACTATCTTGCAACTGCAGTGATCCGCTTTCAGATTCTAATATTGGAACTTCTTGAATATGACAAGCTAAATTTAAATCAAAAGATGTGGAACCTTGAAATAAGAGAACATGATATTGAAAATTTTGAAGAGCTTGCCATTAATGATTTATTTCTTTGGTTTAAACATATTCTCAGACTCCATAAAATTCCATTTGATGAACCTGAGGTAAGAATTATTAGAATAAACGAAAATAAACACTTCTCACAAAGTAAAGATCATACCCGAATTGATTTTAGTTTATTGAAAAGATATACCGATGAATTTCAATCCCATGAAAATACTGCCTTTGTCAGAACTGATTATTTTGATGACTACCTATACTTCAAAATGACTAACTCTGATAAGAGATTGGATTTTCACTCTTTTAAAAAATATGATTATTTTACTCTATCAAATACCAAACCATTGAAATATAAATTCAATTTTACCGAAGAGGATTCAGATGAAGAATCCTTGATATACTTATTATGGAATATTTTCATGCAGACAAGTTCAATAAATGATATTTCTGATTTTAAATTCAGGGCAGGTCAGCTGGCAATCATTGAGAATACCTGTTCCTTAACTGATACAATAGGATTACTTCCTACTGGAGGAGGGAAATCAGTTTGCTATCAACTTTCTGTAATTCTTCAACCCGCTGTTAGTATTATCATTAGTCCAATAAAATCATTGATGTATGATCAAGTTTATGACTTGAATGAATGTTATTTTGATAGGGTCAATCAGATAACCAGTGATGTTGATGCTGATGAGAGAGAAAATATTCAGGAATCTTTTTCCAAAGGAAAATACTTCTTTATATTAGTATCCCCTGAACGATTCCAGCAGAAAGGTTTTAGAGACTATATAAGTCTTATTAATACGACTTCTCACTGGGCTTATACTGTTGTAGATGAAGCTCATTGTATCTCAGAATGGGGTCATGATTTCAGACTATCTTATCTAAACCTAGCGAATACCATCAGAAATAGATGCAACAATGCAATCTTTCTTGGATTAACTGCTACGGCATCATTAAATGTACTTAAAGATATTCGTATTGAATTTGAGATTGAAGAAAATAATATTATTACGCCTCATTCATACACTAGAGATGAACTGGATTTTAAAATTATTGATGATAAGAGTAATAAGTGGAATTCATTAACAAAACTTCTTGAATCATATCAATCTGAAAAAAAAATGATCAAGAATGGTCTAATTTTTACACGGACAGTTAACGGTCCAACAGGGTGTTTTTCAATATCAGACAAACTCAAGAACTATTTAAAAATTGAAGTACCCTATTTCTCAGGGTCAGTGCCAAAAGTTAAAAAAAAGAAAGTCATGAATAATGATGAGTTCAACAAATATAAAAGAGCTGTTCAATTAAAATATAAGAAGAACCAAGTTCCACTCATTGTTGCTACAAAAGCATTCGGTATGGGTGTGAATAAAAAGAATATTCATTTCACAGTTCACTATGGATTACCTTCATCATTAGAAGCCTTATACCAGGAAGGTGGTCGAGCTGGTCGAGACAAAGAACAATTCATTCATGAGAAAGCTCATTGTACTGTACTTCTTTCAAAACCATCCCAGGAACCACAGAAGATATGGCGAAAAAATATGAACCTTGAAAAGTTAAAAGATATGCGAGATGAAAATGAAAATGCATTAGGGGATTTGAGTACATCACTGTACCTGTTAACAAGTAATCTAGAAAAAATAGATTCAGAAAGTAAATCAATTATGGAATTAATCGACATTCTAAAAAAACAGAACCCAGGCGCAGTTACTATTAACGGCAAATCATTTAAGTCTATTTCATCTCAGAGGGAATCTATTGAACGTCTGATATTCAGGGTATGTCAGTTAGGGATTATTGATGATTGGACCATTACTTCTTATTCTGGTGCCGGTATTTTTGAGGTCAATTACCTATTATACGACATCAGTACAATTAAAAGAAATCTACTAAATCTAATTCTAAAATATGAAAATGAAAATTTTTATGAAACGTTGTTATTCAATCAACCAATATCAAAATCAGAACTCTCTGATGATTATGTTATTTACCACAACATAATGAATCAACAAGGAATAGATGAGATTGAAAAAGTAGTTCGTTTTCTACTCCAATGGATATATAACCATTTTGTTTACAATAGGATTCAGTCTCTAAAAACGGTCTATGAGAGTTGCAGTGAATTCACTCAAAATAAAATTGACGCAGATGGTTTTAAGAAGCAAATGGAAAATTATTTCAAGTTTACTCATAACAGCACTACTCTCCAAGCCATAGCTAATAACCCAAATGAGTATGCTCTCTGGTTTGATGTTTTTTATAAAATTGAAGACAATAAGAAAATATCAGAACTTATTAACGAAGAGCAAATAGATGAATTGAAATCAAGTATTAGTAGATTTTTAGAAAGTTACTCTAGCAATACAGGATTAAATTTTATAAGTGGTCTTATACGTCTGATGCAAAATGATTTTGATGACAGGGATGGAAAACAACGATTAGACTCTTCATTTAGGAAAATTTACTCTTATTCAAGTGAAACTAGAATATGTCTTTTAAAAAACTTAATTTCGATTAATAGCCTGTTTAATAATCAAAATAGAGATATTTATATTGGAGTACTTATGGAAAACTTCTTTGATATAAAATCTCTTAAACTAATGGCAGAAGTACTTGATGATCCAAAAATAACTATAGAAGTATTAAAACTTGAAAATAATCGCTTAAAAAAAATCGAGGAGTCATTTTATGAAAGATTCATCAAAACTTGA